In Rhodococcus rhodochrous, a single genomic region encodes these proteins:
- the aroD gene encoding type I 3-dehydroquinate dehydratase, which produces MGRTITPVRVKDVVIGEGAPTILVPVTGRTPEVLREQIAAVADRADVVEWRVDFFHTVDDVASVVAQAGALAEQLQGTPLLATCRTANEGGEIAIDDEAYAELTVALAESGAVDLVDVEYRRDRAAVERIVAAAHARGVAVVASNHDFDATPPKDEIVARLREMQELGADICKIAVMPRSTADVLTLLDATRTMHEDHADRPLITMSMGGLGVVSRIAGQVFGSAATFGMVGTASAPGQVDAGELRSALDLIDRSR; this is translated from the coding sequence GTGGGACGAACGATCACACCGGTTCGCGTCAAGGACGTGGTGATCGGTGAAGGCGCACCCACGATCCTCGTCCCCGTCACCGGCCGCACCCCCGAGGTGCTGCGCGAACAGATCGCGGCCGTCGCCGATCGGGCCGACGTCGTCGAATGGCGCGTGGATTTCTTCCACACCGTCGACGACGTCGCCTCGGTGGTCGCGCAGGCCGGTGCCCTCGCCGAACAGTTGCAGGGCACTCCCCTGCTCGCGACCTGCCGCACCGCGAACGAGGGCGGGGAGATCGCGATCGACGACGAGGCGTACGCCGAGCTGACGGTCGCGCTCGCCGAGAGCGGCGCGGTGGATCTGGTGGACGTCGAGTACCGCCGCGACCGTGCCGCCGTCGAGCGGATCGTCGCGGCGGCGCACGCCCGCGGTGTCGCGGTGGTGGCGTCGAACCACGACTTCGACGCCACTCCGCCGAAGGACGAGATCGTCGCGCGGCTGCGCGAGATGCAGGAACTCGGCGCCGACATCTGCAAGATCGCCGTCATGCCGCGGTCGACAGCCGACGTGCTCACGCTGCTCGACGCGACCCGCACCATGCACGAGGACCACGCCGACCGCCCGTTGATCACCATGTCGATGGGCGGTCTCGGCGTGGTGTCGCGGATCGCCGGTCAGGTCTTCGGGTCGGCCGCGACGTTCGGGATGGTCGGCACCGCGTCGGCTCCCGGTCAGGTCGACGCCGGCGAACTGCGCTCGGCGCTCGACCTGATCGACCGCTCGCGCTGA
- a CDS encoding cytochrome P450 — protein sequence MTKMLAPPPPGLAPVPGDNGLPYVGYALKYMRDPVAAYTHRYHEHGPVSWFRFAGHPWVVLLGPDAVGAALQNRDRALLNGPGWRALIGPFFDRGLMLLDGDEHTAHRRIMSQAFTRDRLSLYTDRMHPSIERTLDGWTPRDDFRVYPALKELTLGLATEIFMGGAEGSSAREMDEVNRAFIGCVQAATAIVRYPLPGTRWRRGIVGRARLEKFFRHYLPARRAGDGDDIFSVFCHVESEEGERFSDDDVVNHMIFLMMAAHDTSTITLSTAMQYLGQFPEWQQRCREESDALGTTTPSFDRLDELTSLDLVIKECQRLVTPVPGVVRRAAKDTEILGHFVPKGTLLNLGMHFSHHMPELWPDPERFDPERFSPERREDKVHKYAWAPFGGGAHRCLGMHFSGAEIKTVLHHLLLRFRWHVPADYVAPMNFTSLPFPNDGGPIHLLPR from the coding sequence GTGACGAAGATGCTCGCTCCCCCGCCTCCAGGCCTCGCTCCCGTCCCCGGCGACAACGGCCTCCCCTATGTCGGTTACGCGCTGAAGTACATGCGCGATCCCGTTGCGGCGTATACGCATCGGTACCACGAGCACGGCCCGGTCTCGTGGTTCCGCTTCGCCGGGCATCCCTGGGTGGTGCTGCTCGGCCCCGACGCCGTCGGCGCGGCCCTGCAGAACCGCGACCGCGCGCTGCTGAACGGACCGGGATGGCGGGCACTGATCGGACCGTTCTTCGACCGTGGGCTCATGCTGCTCGACGGCGACGAGCACACCGCGCACCGTCGCATCATGTCGCAGGCGTTCACCCGCGACCGCCTGTCCCTCTACACCGACCGCATGCACCCGTCGATCGAACGGACCCTCGACGGGTGGACACCGCGCGACGATTTCCGCGTGTACCCGGCGCTCAAGGAACTGACCCTGGGTCTCGCGACGGAGATCTTCATGGGCGGCGCCGAGGGGTCGTCCGCACGCGAGATGGACGAGGTGAACCGGGCTTTCATCGGATGCGTGCAGGCGGCCACCGCCATCGTGCGCTACCCGCTTCCGGGCACGCGGTGGCGTCGCGGCATCGTGGGACGGGCACGCCTCGAGAAATTCTTCCGGCACTACCTCCCCGCGCGTCGTGCGGGGGACGGCGACGACATCTTCTCGGTGTTCTGTCACGTCGAATCCGAAGAAGGCGAACGATTCTCGGACGACGACGTGGTCAACCACATGATCTTCCTGATGATGGCCGCGCACGACACCTCGACGATCACACTGTCGACGGCGATGCAGTATCTCGGCCAGTTCCCCGAATGGCAGCAGCGCTGCCGCGAGGAGTCCGACGCGCTCGGCACCACCACGCCGAGCTTCGACCGGCTCGACGAACTGACCTCGCTGGACCTGGTGATCAAGGAATGCCAGCGGCTGGTGACCCCGGTGCCGGGTGTCGTGCGACGCGCGGCGAAGGACACCGAGATCCTCGGCCACTTCGTCCCGAAGGGAACCCTCCTCAATCTCGGGATGCACTTCTCCCACCACATGCCTGAATTGTGGCCCGACCCGGAGCGTTTCGATCCCGAGCGGTTCTCGCCGGAGCGCCGCGAGGACAAGGTGCACAAGTACGCGTGGGCGCCCTTCGGCGGTGGCGCGCACCGATGCCTGGGCATGCACTTCTCGGGAGCGGAGATCAAGACGGTGCTGCACCATCTGCTGCTGCGTTTCCGCTGGCACGTGCCGGCCGACTACGTCGCGCCGATGAACTTCACGTCGCTGCCGTTCCCGAACGACGGGGGTCCGATCCACCTCCTTCCGAGGTGA
- a CDS encoding MDR family MFS transporter: MTTTSEPLVLTQRRIWIIFSALIAGMMLASLDQTIVSTAMPTIVGQLGGVEHQAWITTAYLLAVTIVMPIYGKFGDVFGRRYLFLIAIGVFTLASAACSMTDDFWTFVVFRAIQGFGGGGLMILSQAIIADIVPASERGKYMGPLGAIFGLSAVGGPLIGGFFVDHLTWEWCFYINVPVGIIAFVITWFALRLPVKKPTKRIDILGVLTLSLATTCLIFFTDFGGDADRGWTAPLTWMFGAGLVVFVCLFVLVESRAQDPIIPLSLFRNSIFVNATAIGFVLGLGMFSAIAFMPTFLQMSSGTSAAVSGLLLLPMMAGLMITSIGSGLAITKTQRYKIYPIVGSLITAAGMLWLTTLEGDTPLWVICSMLFVFGLGLGLIMQVVILIVQNAVPADEIGTATSSNNYFREVGAALGVAIFGTIFTNRLAEKLVEVFTAAGATPEQAGQATATVDPAAMKLLPDPVREGIIDAYADSLAPVFWYLIPFLLIAFVLACFIKEIPLSDEALMVARGEAIADPAKSSKDDTVVVVEGTELVEGSEVGSDTADSGSKRS; this comes from the coding sequence GTGACCACCACTTCGGAACCTCTGGTTCTCACCCAGCGACGGATCTGGATCATCTTCTCCGCGCTCATCGCGGGCATGATGCTCGCCAGCCTGGACCAGACTATCGTCTCCACCGCCATGCCCACGATCGTCGGGCAACTCGGCGGCGTCGAACACCAGGCGTGGATCACCACCGCCTACCTGCTCGCGGTGACCATCGTGATGCCGATCTACGGCAAGTTCGGCGACGTCTTCGGGCGCCGGTACCTGTTCCTCATCGCGATCGGCGTGTTCACCCTCGCCTCCGCGGCGTGCTCGATGACCGACGACTTCTGGACCTTCGTGGTCTTCCGCGCGATCCAGGGCTTCGGCGGCGGTGGTCTGATGATCCTGTCGCAGGCGATCATCGCCGACATCGTGCCCGCGAGCGAACGCGGTAAGTACATGGGCCCGCTCGGCGCGATCTTCGGCCTGTCGGCCGTCGGTGGCCCGCTGATCGGCGGCTTCTTCGTCGACCACCTGACGTGGGAGTGGTGCTTCTACATCAACGTGCCGGTCGGCATCATCGCGTTCGTCATCACCTGGTTCGCGCTGCGCCTGCCGGTGAAGAAGCCGACGAAGCGGATCGACATCCTCGGCGTGCTCACGCTGTCGCTCGCCACGACCTGCCTGATCTTCTTCACGGATTTCGGCGGCGACGCCGATCGCGGCTGGACCGCTCCGCTCACGTGGATGTTCGGCGCCGGACTCGTGGTGTTCGTGTGCCTGTTCGTGCTCGTCGAGTCGCGCGCGCAGGATCCGATCATCCCGCTGTCGCTGTTCCGCAACTCGATCTTCGTCAACGCCACGGCCATCGGTTTCGTCCTCGGTCTCGGCATGTTCTCGGCGATCGCGTTCATGCCGACCTTCCTGCAGATGTCGTCGGGCACCTCGGCCGCGGTCTCGGGTCTGTTGCTGCTGCCGATGATGGCCGGTCTCATGATCACCTCGATCGGCTCGGGTCTGGCCATCACCAAGACCCAGCGCTACAAGATCTATCCGATCGTCGGTTCGCTCATCACCGCGGCGGGCATGCTGTGGCTGACCACGCTCGAGGGCGACACCCCGCTGTGGGTGATCTGCTCGATGCTGTTCGTCTTCGGTCTGGGTCTCGGCCTGATCATGCAGGTCGTCATCCTGATCGTGCAGAACGCGGTGCCCGCCGACGAGATCGGCACCGCGACGAGCTCGAACAACTACTTCCGTGAGGTCGGTGCGGCGCTCGGTGTCGCGATCTTCGGCACCATCTTCACCAACCGCCTCGCGGAGAAGCTCGTCGAGGTCTTCACCGCGGCCGGCGCCACACCGGAGCAGGCCGGCCAGGCCACCGCGACCGTCGATCCGGCAGCGATGAAGCTGCTGCCCGATCCCGTCCGCGAAGGCATCATCGACGCCTACGCCGACTCGCTGGCCCCGGTGTTCTGGTACCTCATCCCGTTCCTGCTCATCGCGTTCGTCCTCGCGTGCTTCATCAAGGAGATCCCGCTCTCCGACGAGGCGCTCATGGTCGCGCGGGGCGAGGCGATCGCCGACCCGGCGAAGTCGTCGAAGGACGACACCGTCGTGGTCGTCGAGGGAACCGAGCTCGTCGAGGGATCCGAAGTCGGCTCGGACACTGCGGACAGTGGTTCGAAGCGGTCGTGA
- a CDS encoding fluoride efflux transporter FluC: MGPGVSEGERPLPRALHLRPSALAAVAVGGLLGTSARYGLGRWFPVESGGWPVTTFAINVLGALLLGFLLEALIRIGPDTSWRQVVRLGVGTGALGSFTTYSALAVDTDLLLRDGYLLAAATYALGTVLAGLLATGVGIALAARLGERRSTS; this comes from the coding sequence GTGGGACCAGGAGTGAGCGAGGGCGAACGCCCGCTGCCGAGAGCGCTGCACCTGCGACCGTCGGCGTTGGCAGCGGTCGCCGTGGGCGGCCTGCTCGGGACGAGTGCCCGTTACGGCCTCGGTCGGTGGTTCCCCGTCGAGTCCGGCGGCTGGCCGGTCACGACCTTCGCGATCAACGTCCTCGGGGCGCTGCTGCTCGGCTTCCTGCTCGAGGCGCTGATCCGCATCGGACCCGACACCTCCTGGCGGCAGGTGGTCCGGCTCGGAGTGGGCACCGGTGCGCTGGGCTCGTTCACCACCTACAGCGCACTCGCCGTCGACACCGACCTGCTGCTGCGCGACGGGTACCTGCTCGCCGCGGCGACCTACGCGCTGGGCACCGTGCTCGCCGGATTGCTCGCGACCGGCGTCGGCATCGCGCTCGCCGCCCGCCTGGGTGAACGCCGGAGCACGTCGTGA
- a CDS encoding alpha/beta fold hydrolase: MDVERPKLEGTVAVGEGRRLGFAEFGSAQGRTVFWLHGTPGARRQVPIEARAFAERNHIRLIGVDRPGIGSSTPHIYENVLAFSDDLRIVADTLGVDRMAIVGLSGGGPYTLAAAYALRERVVAAAVLGGVAPVVGPEAIDSNLMKLGAFVAPALQTAGVPIGVAMSAAIRVVRPFASPIIDLYGRLSPEADRRLLARPEFKAMFLDDLLNGSRRQISAPFSDIVVFTRDWGFRVSDVKVPVRWWHGDTDHIIPIEHGLHMVDLLPDARFHHLPGESHLGGLGESEEILTTVLELWDQE; this comes from the coding sequence ATGGACGTCGAACGACCCAAGCTCGAAGGCACCGTCGCGGTCGGGGAGGGCCGCCGGCTCGGTTTCGCCGAGTTCGGGTCGGCCCAGGGCCGCACGGTGTTCTGGCTGCACGGCACGCCGGGTGCCCGCCGCCAGGTCCCCATCGAGGCCCGCGCCTTCGCCGAACGGAACCACATCCGCCTCATCGGGGTCGACCGTCCGGGGATCGGTTCGTCGACGCCGCACATCTACGAGAACGTCCTCGCGTTCAGCGACGACCTGCGCATCGTCGCGGACACCCTCGGTGTCGACCGCATGGCGATCGTCGGACTGTCCGGCGGCGGTCCCTACACCCTCGCCGCTGCCTATGCGCTGCGCGAACGGGTCGTCGCGGCCGCGGTCCTCGGCGGTGTGGCACCGGTGGTCGGTCCCGAGGCGATCGACAGCAACCTGATGAAACTGGGTGCCTTCGTCGCGCCGGCACTGCAGACCGCGGGTGTCCCGATCGGTGTGGCGATGAGCGCGGCGATCCGCGTAGTGCGCCCGTTCGCGTCGCCGATCATCGACCTGTACGGACGTCTCTCACCCGAGGCCGACCGCCGCCTGCTCGCCCGTCCCGAGTTCAAGGCGATGTTCCTCGACGACCTGCTCAACGGCAGCCGACGCCAGATCTCCGCGCCGTTCTCCGACATCGTCGTGTTCACCCGCGACTGGGGTTTCCGCGTCTCCGACGTGAAGGTGCCCGTGCGGTGGTGGCACGGCGACACCGACCACATCATCCCGATCGAACACGGCCTGCACATGGTGGACCTGCTGCCCGACGCCCGGTTCCACCACCTGCCCGGCGAGAGCCATCTCGGGGGTCTCGGTGAGTCGGAGGAGATCCTCACTACTGTTCTGGAGTTGTGGGACCAGGAGTGA
- a CDS encoding bifunctional proline dehydrogenase/L-glutamate gamma-semialdehyde dehydrogenase, with product MRIVEDAVALARRWVNESSEVAPDRAARHLADVLKDPHGLEFTVRFVDEVIRPEDPATAAHALAELSRNIPDFLPVHLRAAVRAGGAIGPRFPHLVVPAARRALRAMVGHLVVDTDDAALGRAIARLQRPGIRLNLNLLGEAVLGDDEARRRFEGTLALLARDDVDYVSLKVSAAVAPHSPWAFDETVEDIVERLTPLYRLAATSPTPKFVNLDMEEYHDLDVTVAAFTTLLDRPEFLRLEAGIVLQAYLPDALTTMIELQRWAAARRARGGAAIKIRVVKGANLPMERVDASLHGWPLATWSTKQETDTNYKRLLHYALTPERIENVRVGVAGHNLFDIAYAWELAGRRQVRNGIDFEMLLGMAQSQAEVIRRHVGSLLLYTPVVRPDEFDVAISYLVRRLDEGSGQENFMSAVFDLADDPALFEREEQRFRASVAALDDSVPSPNRTQNRQGPPPAVPASTTPPGPPVFTNTPDTDPSLPQNREWGRRILERVPSSKLGIDTVRAHTLSSEDDLERVLVDATAAGRAWGARSGAERARILEQVADVLEARRADLLEVMAAEGGKTLDQSDPEVSEAIDFARYYAERARALDEIDGARFVPSTLTVVTPPWNFPVAIPAGSTLGALASGSAVVLKPATLTARCGSVLAEAMWDAGVPRDVLHLVHADERSLGTKLVSDPRVDRVVLTGAYETAELFRSLRPGMRLLAETSGKNAIVVTPSADPDLAVRDVVQSAFGHAGQKCSAASLVILVGSVASSRRFRDQLVDAVRSLPVGAAHDPRTRMGPLIEPAQGKLLTALTELDDGESWLVEPRRLDEEGRLWTPGVRTGVRRGSRTHLVEFFGPVLGVMTAADLDEAIAIQNEVDYGLTAGLHSLDSDEIARWLDRVEAGNVYVNRGITGAIVRRQPFGGWKKSSVGAGFKSGGPNYLFGFGSWEPYTWDEDALRRAFEDDEQAWASEFSVAQDVTGLTAERNLFRYRPVRTHVRLGEAGRPDELVRVLGVAARAGAPVEISSAFAVDLVRCSNTARFDGRVRVESDAEWEERIVDTAPARVRLIGAAPPAEWGTRCDIAVFDHPVTGSGRIEMLPFLAEQSVTITAHRFGTPNRLTDEII from the coding sequence GTGCGGATCGTCGAGGATGCTGTCGCCCTGGCCCGCCGGTGGGTGAACGAATCGTCGGAGGTCGCACCCGACCGTGCGGCCCGCCACCTCGCCGACGTCCTGAAGGATCCCCACGGACTCGAGTTCACCGTGCGCTTCGTCGACGAGGTCATCCGCCCCGAGGATCCGGCGACCGCAGCGCATGCCCTTGCCGAATTGTCCCGGAACATACCGGATTTCCTTCCCGTCCACCTCCGCGCGGCCGTGCGGGCGGGCGGTGCGATCGGTCCCCGCTTCCCGCACCTCGTCGTCCCCGCCGCGCGCCGCGCGCTCCGGGCGATGGTCGGACACCTCGTCGTCGACACCGACGATGCCGCGCTGGGCCGGGCCATCGCACGACTGCAACGACCCGGCATCCGCCTCAACCTCAACCTGCTGGGCGAGGCCGTCCTCGGCGATGACGAGGCCCGCCGCCGTTTCGAGGGCACCCTCGCGCTGCTGGCCCGCGACGACGTCGACTACGTCTCGCTCAAGGTCTCGGCAGCCGTCGCGCCGCACTCGCCGTGGGCCTTCGACGAGACCGTCGAGGACATCGTCGAGCGACTCACCCCGCTGTACCGCCTCGCCGCGACCTCGCCGACGCCGAAGTTCGTCAACCTCGACATGGAGGAGTACCACGACCTGGACGTGACGGTCGCGGCGTTCACGACGCTGCTCGACCGTCCCGAGTTCCTCCGTCTCGAAGCCGGGATCGTGCTGCAGGCGTATCTGCCCGACGCCCTGACCACGATGATCGAACTGCAGCGGTGGGCGGCGGCGCGACGCGCTCGTGGCGGCGCCGCGATCAAGATCCGGGTGGTCAAGGGTGCCAACCTGCCGATGGAGCGGGTCGACGCGTCGTTGCACGGATGGCCGCTCGCGACGTGGAGCACCAAGCAGGAGACCGACACGAACTACAAGCGGCTGCTGCACTACGCGCTCACCCCCGAGCGGATCGAGAACGTACGGGTCGGGGTGGCCGGGCACAACCTCTTCGACATCGCGTACGCGTGGGAGCTCGCCGGTCGCCGGCAGGTGCGCAACGGGATCGACTTCGAGATGCTCCTCGGCATGGCGCAGAGCCAGGCCGAGGTGATCCGTCGACACGTCGGCAGCCTGTTGCTCTACACGCCCGTCGTCCGCCCCGACGAGTTCGACGTCGCGATCTCGTATCTGGTGCGTCGGCTCGACGAGGGTTCGGGGCAGGAGAATTTCATGTCGGCGGTGTTCGATCTCGCCGACGACCCCGCCCTGTTCGAACGCGAGGAGCAGCGGTTCCGCGCGTCGGTGGCGGCGCTCGACGACAGCGTCCCCTCCCCCAACCGCACGCAGAACCGGCAGGGGCCGCCGCCGGCGGTGCCGGCATCGACAACACCGCCCGGACCCCCGGTGTTCACGAACACGCCGGACACCGATCCGTCCCTGCCGCAGAACCGGGAGTGGGGTCGCCGCATCCTCGAGCGGGTGCCGTCGTCGAAACTCGGTATCGACACCGTGCGCGCCCACACCCTCTCCTCCGAGGACGACCTCGAGCGCGTGCTGGTCGACGCGACCGCGGCCGGTCGTGCCTGGGGTGCCCGCAGCGGTGCCGAGCGCGCACGGATCCTCGAACAGGTGGCCGACGTGCTCGAGGCGCGACGCGCCGATCTGCTCGAGGTGATGGCGGCCGAGGGCGGTAAGACGCTCGACCAGTCCGATCCGGAGGTCTCCGAAGCGATCGACTTCGCGCGGTACTACGCCGAGCGGGCCCGCGCGCTCGACGAGATCGACGGTGCGCGGTTCGTGCCGTCGACCCTCACCGTCGTGACGCCGCCGTGGAACTTCCCCGTCGCGATCCCGGCGGGGTCGACGCTCGGAGCGTTGGCGTCCGGTTCGGCGGTGGTCCTCAAGCCCGCGACACTCACGGCTCGGTGCGGGTCGGTGCTCGCCGAGGCGATGTGGGATGCCGGTGTTCCCCGCGACGTCCTGCACCTCGTCCACGCCGACGAACGGTCACTGGGCACGAAGCTCGTCTCCGATCCCCGCGTCGACCGGGTGGTGCTCACCGGCGCCTACGAGACCGCCGAACTGTTCCGCTCGCTGCGCCCCGGGATGCGGCTGCTGGCGGAGACGAGCGGCAAGAACGCGATCGTCGTGACGCCGAGCGCCGATCCGGATCTGGCGGTGCGCGACGTCGTGCAGTCGGCGTTCGGGCATGCCGGGCAGAAGTGCTCGGCGGCGTCGCTCGTAATCCTCGTCGGCTCCGTGGCGAGCTCCCGCCGGTTCCGCGACCAGCTCGTCGACGCGGTGCGGTCGTTGCCGGTCGGTGCCGCACACGATCCGCGAACACGTATGGGGCCGTTGATCGAACCGGCGCAGGGCAAACTGCTCACCGCGCTCACCGAACTCGACGACGGCGAGTCGTGGCTCGTCGAACCGCGCCGGCTCGACGAGGAGGGCCGGCTGTGGACGCCCGGTGTGCGCACCGGGGTGCGACGCGGGTCGCGCACGCATCTCGTCGAGTTCTTCGGTCCGGTGCTGGGGGTGATGACCGCGGCCGACCTGGACGAGGCGATCGCGATCCAGAACGAGGTGGACTACGGGCTCACGGCGGGTCTGCATTCGCTGGACTCCGACGAGATCGCCCGCTGGCTCGATCGCGTGGAGGCCGGGAATGTGTACGTGAATCGCGGTATCACCGGTGCCATCGTGCGACGGCAGCCCTTCGGTGGTTGGAAGAAGTCGTCGGTGGGAGCGGGCTTCAAGTCGGGTGGGCCGAACTATCTCTTCGGCTTCGGATCCTGGGAACCGTACACCTGGGACGAGGACGCGCTGCGCCGGGCATTCGAGGACGACGAGCAAGCCTGGGCGTCGGAATTCTCTGTGGCGCAAGACGTCACGGGATTGACGGCGGAGCGGAACCTGTTCCGGTACCGGCCCGTTCGCACACACGTACGCCTCGGCGAGGCGGGTCGGCCCGACGAACTCGTGCGCGTGCTCGGTGTCGCGGCCCGGGCGGGCGCGCCGGTGGAAATCTCTTCGGCTTTCGCCGTCGATCTCGTAAGATGCTCGAATACAGCACGTTTCGACGGTCGCGTGCGCGTGGAGAGTGATGCGGAATGGGAGGAACGGATCGTCGACACGGCCCCGGCGCGTGTCCGCCTGATCGGCGCAGCGCCACCCGCCGAATGGGGCACCCGATGCGACATCGCGGTGTTCGACCATCCGGTGACCGGATCCGGACGAATCGAAATGTTGCCGTTCCTGGCCGAACAGTCCGTCACGATCACCGCTCATCGATTCGGCACACCGAACCGGCTCACCGACGAGATCATCTGA
- the crcB gene encoding fluoride efflux transporter CrcB: MIVVGVALAGSLGAVVRFVVDSALRARSGSSLPWPTVLINVVGSLLLGLLTGAVLFHDAPAELLTVVGVGFCGGFTTFSTTSVDSVRLIVARRYGAACAIALGTLAITLVAVAAGLGLAAVW; the protein is encoded by the coding sequence GTGATCGTGGTGGGGGTGGCATTGGCGGGCAGCCTCGGCGCGGTCGTCCGCTTCGTCGTCGACAGTGCGCTGCGTGCCCGCTCCGGGTCGTCCCTGCCGTGGCCGACGGTGCTGATCAACGTCGTCGGTTCGTTACTGCTGGGGCTGCTCACCGGTGCGGTGCTGTTCCACGACGCCCCCGCGGAGTTGCTCACCGTCGTCGGGGTGGGGTTCTGCGGCGGGTTCACCACCTTCAGCACGACCAGCGTCGACTCCGTCCGCCTGATCGTGGCGCGCCGCTACGGTGCCGCCTGCGCGATCGCGCTGGGCACCCTGGCGATCACGCTCGTCGCGGTAGCCGCCGGGCTCGGTCTCGCCGCCGTGTGGTGA